AGCATCGCGACCTCAAGGCCTCGCGCCTGTCCGTGCCCAAGCGTGCTCGCCGGTCGGTCTTCTGAACCCTCAAGTCGCGTTGCAGACAGCGCCTCGCGAACGGCGACCGAAACTCGGTCCCCGCGCACCCGGCCCATCCACCAGGAGAACTGTCCCCCTCGGCTGGCAAGTGCGGCGTAGCGGATGTTCTCCCCAACTGTCATGGTCGGAAACACCGTCGTCGACTGGAAGCTGCGCGCCAGCCCGGATCGCGCTCGCTGATACACCGGCACGCGGGTGATGTCGTTCCCAAAGAACGACACCGACCCCGCGTCCGGCTTGCTCTGGCCGCTGATGATGTTGAGCAGCGTGCTCTTGCCTGCGCCATTCGGCCCGATGAGCCCGACGACTTCACCGTCCTTCACGTCGATCGACACGTCCTGGAGCGCTCGGATGCCGCCGAATGTCACCGAAACTTCGTGAGTCTCTATCACCGCTGGGGGCGAGGCAGTCGTCATGGTGCGGCCCGTCACTGCTCGATCGGGCTGATGACCGGAGTTGCGCTGTCTTCAAGCGTGAAGGTGTCGACGATCGTCACAGCGCCATCGGCGCCGACCGTCGCTTCATAGAAGCTCTGCAGGAAGGTGTGATCCTCTGCTCGCACCTCGAACTCGCCCTTGATCGATTCGCCGGTGAGATTCGAAAGCGCAGCCGTGACAGATTCGCTGTCAGTGGTCCCCGCTTCCCGAATCGCCTGCACCGCGATCATGCCGGCGACACCCGAGTCTCCCGCGTAGACGTCGGGTTCGATGCCGCCGCTGAGCTCTGTGAAGGTCTCGACGAACTGCGCATTCAGATCGCCCGGAACGGACGCGGAGTAGATCGCGAAGTACTTGAGCTTCGGTGCGACGCCACCCATCGCTTCGATCGTGTCGCGCTGCGGCAGCAGCGTGACAACCTCAGAGGAGTCGGGGATGCCCGCATCGCCCAGGTTCTGCCAGAGCGTCGGACCTCCCGATCCGGCGAAGGTGACGACGACGAGGACATCGGGACTCGCGTTTCGGATGCGCTCCGCCACTGCCGTGTAGTCACGGGAATCGAGCGGAGCGAAGATGGGCTCGCTCACTGACTCACCGCCAGCTGCGGTGAGGTTCTCCTGCCAGGCTGCCGCGGCCGACTGCCCGTAGGCGTAGTCGGGAGCGAGCACGAGGAAGCTCTCGCCCGCCTGGATATCCGCGACTGCGGCACCCATCTGCGCCTCCTGCAGCGCATCGCGCGATGTGCGGAACGTATAGGGGCTGAAGCCGGTGAGATCGCTCGTCGCAGAGATCGAGAAAATAGCAGGAACCTGCGCGTCGGCAAAGATCGGCGCAGCCGAGACGGCGCTTGCCGACGACATCGGACCGAATACGAGGTCGGGCTGATCCTGCTGCAGGAGACCGCGAGCCTGCGCTGGCACGGCGCCTGCGTCGGAGCCGTCGTCGAGAACGACGAACTGAATCTCCCGGCCGTCAATCTCGTTCGTGCCGTCGGTCGCGAGCGAGACGCCTGCACGCACGCCGTACTCGAAGTCGGGGCCGAGCGCTGCGAGTGAGCCGGACGAGGTTGAATGGATGCCGAGGACGATGGGGCCAGCGTCGTCACTGCCCGTTCCCCCTGTCGCCGGCCCGCTGCACGCACTGATGAGCAGTGCCGTCGTGGCCAGAGCAGCAACCGCTGCCCCTGACCTCAGTTTGCGAGATGAATGCATGTCAGGACCTCCTTGTCCTACAAAGACTTACGATGAAGATGACTGTACGGAACTTGTCAGGCAAGTGCAACTGCGCGCTACCTGGCGTCTCGGAGCCTTAGGGCGGCCTTATCGGGCTTGCCTAGACGCGTCAAGGGAAGCCCGGCGAGCTCGATGACGTCATCGGGCGCCCACCACTTCGGCAATGTATTTGTGACATGAGCTCGAACCGCGGCGGCCGAGGGAAGCTGCACACCAGTTCGCATCACGACATAGGCGATCGGGCGTTCACCCCATCGATCATCCGCACGCGCGACGACGGCTGCTGCTTCGACATCTGCCATGTCCAACAGCGCGCGCTCGAGTCGCAGCGTCGAGATCCACTCGCCACCGGATTTCACGGCGTCCTTCTCCCGGTCGAGAAGGGTCAGCTCTTCGGCCTCCCCGATCGCTGCGATGTCTCCGGTCGCGTACCAGTCACCATCGCCAGCGAGCACGAAAGGGCCGCGAATCTGGAGTCGAGGGCTCGCGTCGTCACTCTCGACCAAGCTGCGGATCTCTAGCAATGGCACGGGCCGGCCCATGTCGTCAGCATCCGACGACCGCTGATAGGTGCCGGTGCCCATCGACTCCGTCATGCCCCAGCCGGTCACGGGCTCGGCACCGAGCTGATCGCGGATTCGTGCCCGCAGCCCGGGTTCGAGCACGGATCCGCTGCAGATGATTTCCCTGAGATGGCGTGGCCGTAGGCTCGGATCGGCCTCGACGCTCGCACAGATGTCGTGCCACAGGGTCGGAACACCGCCGGCCAGCGTAACCGCTGCATCACGCAACAGCGCCGCGATAGCCGCCCCCCTCGTGTCACGACCGGGCAGCACCACATCCGCTCCCGCCAGGATGGCGACGAACGGCATGTTCCACGCGTTCGCGTGGAAGAACTGCGGGAGCGGCATCACTCGGTCCGAGCTGCGAATGCCCATCGCGTTCGCGTTGCCCTGCACCAATGCATGCAGCAGCACACGACGGTGGCTGACGGGGAAGGATTTCGGCGCCCCCGTCGTGCCCCCTGTGTGGAAGACATAGGCCACGTCGGTCTCAGGATGAGTTGGCAGTTGCTCGAGGCACGCGGGCTCCCGCTCCGTCAATGCTTCGAACGCGACCCAGCCGGCAGCATCAGCGGCCACGTGACTCCCGATCACGATGATCGTCACGCCGTCGGCTTCCAGCTTTCGCACGATCGGCAGAATTGTCTGCTCGAGATCGGGGGTGCTG
The window above is part of the Agrococcus sp. ARC_14 genome. Proteins encoded here:
- a CDS encoding ABC transporter ATP-binding protein, whose product is MTGRTMTTASPPAVIETHEVSVTFGGIRALQDVSIDVKDGEVVGLIGPNGAGKSTLLNIISGQSKPDAGSVSFFGNDITRVPVYQRARSGLARSFQSTTVFPTMTVGENIRYAALASRGGQFSWWMGRVRGDRVSVAVREALSATRLEGSEDRPASTLGHGQARGLEVAMLLAAGGRVMLLDEPSAGMAAGDVAGLTETIARARERTGASMVIVEHKISLIFEISDRVAVLDRGTLIAFDTPAAVAGDAAVKKAYLGEDPSLG
- a CDS encoding ABC transporter substrate-binding protein, producing the protein MHSSRKLRSGAAVAALATTALLISACSGPATGGTGSDDAGPIVLGIHSTSSGSLAALGPDFEYGVRAGVSLATDGTNEIDGREIQFVVLDDGSDAGAVPAQARGLLQQDQPDLVFGPMSSASAVSAAPIFADAQVPAIFSISATSDLTGFSPYTFRTSRDALQEAQMGAAVADIQAGESFLVLAPDYAYGQSAAAAWQENLTAAGGESVSEPIFAPLDSRDYTAVAERIRNASPDVLVVVTFAGSGGPTLWQNLGDAGIPDSSEVVTLLPQRDTIEAMGGVAPKLKYFAIYSASVPGDLNAQFVETFTELSGGIEPDVYAGDSGVAGMIAVQAIREAGTTDSESVTAALSNLTGESIKGEFEVRAEDHTFLQSFYEATVGADGAVTIVDTFTLEDSATPVISPIEQ
- a CDS encoding AMP-binding protein — protein: MDDLRIRHILWRLAHAAPHSQITWAHDGQRQAVTQRAVAEATLRLVEGLRAIGVTRGSRVVGLGWNSIEYLQCMLAVPVLGATLDNINFRLAGDDIGRLMAEAPVAAAIVDVELLSTPDLEQTILPIVRKLEADGVTIIVIGSHVAADAAGWVAFEALTEREPACLEQLPTHPETDVAYVFHTGGTTGAPKSFPVSHRRVLLHALVQGNANAMGIRSSDRVMPLPQFFHANAWNMPFVAILAGADVVLPGRDTRGAAIAALLRDAAVTLAGGVPTLWHDICASVEADPSLRPRHLREIICSGSVLEPGLRARIRDQLGAEPVTGWGMTESMGTGTYQRSSDADDMGRPVPLLEIRSLVESDDASPRLQIRGPFVLAGDGDWYATGDIAAIGEAEELTLLDREKDAVKSGGEWISTLRLERALLDMADVEAAAVVARADDRWGERPIAYVVMRTGVQLPSAAAVRAHVTNTLPKWWAPDDVIELAGLPLTRLGKPDKAALRLRDAR